The nucleotide window CGGCTTGCCCGTCGCGTCCGAGACGTCGGTCCGGTCGGCGCGGTCGCGCACGCGCCCGAGGACGCTCCGCTCGCCCACGGCGATCACGCGGTCGATGTTCCCCGCGTCCGCGACCTCGGCCAGCGTTTCGTTCGCGCGGTCGAGGTGGTCGTCTATCTGTCCCTCGCGCCGGCGCTCGAAGCGCCCCTGCGAGAACCCGCCCTTCGAGTGGGCCTCCTTCACGTCGGAGGTGAACCCCTCGAACTCGACCCGCTCGGCCCCCTCGTAGACGCCGAGCGCGAAGACGTCCGACCGGACCAGAGCGAACGCGAACCGGCCGGTCGGGCGGAACCACGCGTCGTCGAGGCGGAACTCGTCGTCCCACCGGTCAAACGATTCGGGTTCGACCGGCGGGGTCAGCGCCGCGCTCACCGCGCCGGTGTCGTCGGCGAGGACGACCGCGGGGGCCGCCCGCCGGACGAGCGCCGCGCGGTCGCCGAACCAGTCCGTGACGGTCGCGGGGACCGCGTCGCTGTCGGGGACGAACGCGGTGAGCAGTCCCTCCGGATCGTCGCTCTCGACGGCCCGGAACCGGTCGAGCACGTCCGACACTCTCGCGCCGCTCAGGTCGCTCACGCGCCGGAACTCGACCGACTCCTCGGTCCCCTCGGTGCGGTCGAGGCGCTCCTCTAACGACTCGATCCGGTGTTCGAGTTCGTTGGCGCGCTCCTCGGCGCGCTGGCGGTCGGCGACCGCGTCGGAGCGACGCCCCTCCTCGGCCTCGGCGCGGCGTTCGAGGTGGCGCTTCTCCTCTTCGAGCTCCTCGATCCGCTCTTTCAGCTCGGCGCGCCCGAGCAGCCTGTCGATCATACCCGAACGGCGCTCCCCCGCGACCTAAAAGGTGCGTCTGCGACGGCGACGACGTGGGAGATGTTGCTTATAAACGAGCGGTGTGCGGTGGCGCGCGCCTCCGAGCGCCCCACAGGGCGCGAGGAGTGCCGCGCGAGGGAGTCGGTCGCCGGAGCGGAGCGACGGCGACCGACGAGGCTGGGGAGGCGTGAGGTGCGGTTGCGGTGCGGGGTGGGACTCGAAGGGGCAGCCGGGAGGTGGACGCAGGCGATGTAAGCACCGCAGGGAGCGAACGAAGTGAGCGACCGAGGAGCGCAGCGAGCGTGCGTCCACCTCCCGGCTGGGGCTTCGGCGGTCTCGGTTACACCGTCAGTTTCGTTGTGTCGAGCGGCTGGGGCTTCAGAGGTCCTCAGCGTCGATTCTCCCTTACCGCGTTATAAGCAAATGGATACGGAGATACGGCTGCTTACCGTCGATCAACCCGAATCTGCTTATAAATAAACTCCGGAGCCAAAGCCGTAGTACTACGCGTTCACGAACGGTTCCCACCCCTCCCATCGGAGGAGCTTCTCAGCGCGGTCCGCGTCCGCCAGCAGGACGTTCTTGCTGTCCGGGAGCGTCTCGTCGGCGAGTTCCTGCGGGATCGCGAGCGTCCCGCTCGCCACGTCGTCGTCGCCGCCGACCGGAATGTGGCTGCCGCCGACTTTCATCACGAGCGGGGCGTCGAGTCGCTCGACGCCCTCGCCGTCCGCGTACAGCTGCTCGTTGACGTGTTCGTGGTCCGCCCGCCGGATGACGGCGCGCTCGCCGTCGTGGGGTTCCACGTACAGTTCCCCCAGGTAGTAGCCGCTTGAGAATCGCTCGAACATTCTGTGCGTGAGATACTCTACCATGACCATACATAAGTGTTTCTCGGACGTGCTCGACCGTGATAATCGGGGAGGGGGAGGGTGTCACAGAACAGTTCATCCGATGTCGTGTTCAGTATTCTCTATCCGAATCTCCTCGAAGAACGAACTCGGTTATAAGGCGGCTATTTCGAGAGTAGAGAAGGTATCAAGGGCAGAAGCGCTGCTGACGCAGTGAACACGGTCGCCGAAGCCCCAGCCGGGAGGCGGGCGCACGCTCGTTGCGGTCCTCGCTCGTTCGCGTTGCTCACTCGCTGCGGTCCTTACGTCGCCTGCGCCCGCCTCCCGGCTGCCCCTTCGAGTCCCACCCCGCACCGCAACCGCACCTCACGCCTCCCCAACCTCGTCAGTCGCCTGCGCTTCGCTCCGGCGACTGACTCCAGCGAGAATCGAAGATTCTCTGGCAGCCGACGGCTCCGCCGCCGGCGACCTCGCGCGGCGCTCCTCGCGCCTTTAAAAGGCACTCGGAGGCGCGCGCCGCCGCACCGCAGATCGGCCGTCGATCCGTCCGTATCAAGGGAACCTCGTTTCGGCGTGAGAACCGTTCCGAGATGTAACCGGGACGGAACGCTGCCGCGCGATCAGTCGTCGTCCGAACGCCGCGCGACCTCGTGCCGCCCGAACCCGTACCGCAGCCGGTTCGCGAGCCGCCGCGAGAAGCGCCCCTCGTTGCGGGAGTCGAACCGCTCCGCGAGCGCCTGATAGATGAGCGGAACCGGAACCTCCTGTTCGAGCGCCTCCTGAACCGTCCACGTGCCCGTCGAGCCGCCCGCGACGTGGTCTGCCACGTCGCCCAGATCCGACCCCT belongs to Halorubrum sp. DM2 and includes:
- a CDS encoding Vms1/Ankzf1 family peptidyl-tRNA hydrolase; translated protein: MIDRLLGRAELKERIEELEEEKRHLERRAEAEEGRRSDAVADRQRAEERANELEHRIESLEERLDRTEGTEESVEFRRVSDLSGARVSDVLDRFRAVESDDPEGLLTAFVPDSDAVPATVTDWFGDRAALVRRAAPAVVLADDTGAVSAALTPPVEPESFDRWDDEFRLDDAWFRPTGRFAFALVRSDVFALGVYEGAERVEFEGFTSDVKEAHSKGGFSQGRFERRREGQIDDHLDRANETLAEVADAGNIDRVIAVGERSVLGRVRDRADRTDVSDATGKPEAALDDAFRDFWRVRLRAL
- a CDS encoding DUF5802 family protein, which gives rise to MFERFSSGYYLGELYVEPHDGERAVIRRADHEHVNEQLYADGEGVERLDAPLVMKVGGSHIPVGGDDDVASGTLAIPQELADETLPDSKNVLLADADRAEKLLRWEGWEPFVNA